One region of Culex pipiens pallens isolate TS chromosome 2, TS_CPP_V2, whole genome shotgun sequence genomic DNA includes:
- the LOC120415861 gene encoding mitochondrial uncoupling protein Bmcp produces MGEIRDWRPFVYGGVASITAEFGTFPIDTTKTRLQIQGQKIDQSFAELRYRGMTDAFIKISKQEGINALYSGIWPAVLRQATYGTIKFGTYYTLKKVATERGWLLDKAGNENLWCNAGCATVAGAVSSAIANPTDVLKVRMQVSGKGTNNAGLVRCFKEIYVHEGVRGLWRGVGPTAQRAAVIAAVELPVYDFCKLHLMETFGDQVANHFISSFIASLGSAVASTPIDVIRTRLMNQRRVHQLQLHNPGGGGGVGTATVPPPSTSVTPPPSSVGSGHHHKFYTGSLDCAIQTVRNEGFRALYKGFVPTWVRMGPWNIIFFITYEQLKQMY; encoded by the exons ATGGGAGAAATTCGCGACTGGCGTCCGTTCGTGTACGGCGGGGTGGCCTCCATCACGGCGGAATTCG GAACCTTTCCCATCGACACAACAAAGACGCGCCTGCAAATTCAAGGTCAGAAAATTGATCAATCTTTTGCGGAGCTCCGGTACCGCGGCATGACGGACGCGTTCATAAAAATCTCCAAACAGGAAGGCATCAACGCGCTCTACTCGGGTATTTGGCCGGCGGTTCTGCGGCAGGCCACGTACGGCACGATCAAGTTTGGGACGTACTACACGCTGAAGAAGGTCGCCaccgagcggggctggttgctGGACAAGGCGGGGAACGAGAACCTGTGGTGCAATGCCGGGTGTGCGACGGTGGCCGGGGCCGTTTCGAGTGCCATCGCGAATCCGACTGACGTGCTGAAGGTGCGCATGCAGGTCAGCGGGAAGGGCACGAACAACGCCGGGTTGGTGCGGTGCTTCAAGGAGATTTACGTGCACGAGGGCGTGCGGGGACTGTGGCGCGGGGTGGGACCGACGGCGCAACGGGCAGCGGTGATAGCGGCCGTTGAACTACCGGTGTACGATTTTTGCAAGCTGCACTTGATGGAGACGTTCGGCGATCAGGTGGCGAATCATTTCAT ATCCAGCTTTATTGCCAGCCTGGGAAGTGCAGTCGCGTCAACGCCGATCGATGTTATCAGG ACCCGTCTGATGAATCAACGCCGCGTGCACCAGCTGCAGCTGCACAATCCGGGTGGCGGTGGTGGAGTTGGCACGGCCACGGTTCCTCCACCATCTACATCGGTAACGCCACCACCATCCAGCGTGGGGAGCGGTCACCACCACAAGTTCTACACCGGCTCGCTCGACTGTGCCATCCAAACCGTCCGGAACGAGGGCTTCCGGGCGCTGTACAAGGGCTTCGTGCCGACCTGGGTCCGGATGGGTCCCTGGAACATAATCTTCTTCATCACGTACGAGCAGCTGAAGCAGATGTactag